Genomic segment of Geminocystis herdmanii PCC 6308:
AGCCAATTTGGTTTTACTGTCACTGTATTTAATGTTGTCATCGTCTTTTTGAAATAATTATGTTGAAAATGAGGAAGCCTAAAAGTTACTCGAAGATAGCATCGAGAAAATTGACATCTTTTAAGATTGTGCCTGTTAAGTCTGCACCTCTTAAGTCTGCTTTAACTAATATAGCACCTGTTAAATCTGCATAACTTAAATCTGCACCCCTTAAGTCTGCTTCTGTCAAATCTGTGGGGAGGTTATCATATTTGCTCGTAGTGTTTAGGTGCGATCGACATAATTTAGCTTCCTGTAGATTAGCTTGATAGAACAATACTTGGGATAAATTACTATAACTTAAATTCGCTTTACGAAAATTTGTATGGGAAAGATTGGTGCGGTGATCACAATTAGGACGAAAATCCCCGTCTATGATGATACTATGAGATAATTGAGCGTGACTTAGATTCGCACCACAAAACATCGCTTTAATTAAGTTAGCATTTTCCAGATTTGTCTCTAGCAATTTTGCACTACTCAAATCTGCATCTCTTAAAACGACTTGAGATAAATTTGCAAAACTAAAATCTGTACCCCAAAGGATAGCTTCACTTAAATCAGTTTCATTAAAATTACAAAAAGTAAAATCTGTCCGTCCTAATCTGGCTTGACGCAAATCGCTTTGAGAAAAATCAGCTTGGGATAAATTTTGTTTAATAATTTCTCCTTCAATGAGTTTAATATGACTAAAATTTCTTTCTCCTTGACTATATGCTTTTAAAATCTGTTCTACTTCCATATTAATTTTTTGAATGATCTGTAGATTATGCTATCAATTGTATCTTGTTGGGCGTAAAATTTCCCTTAAAATTTTTTTGAAAATAGCATAGTATGATAAAACTTTAATGAAAATATAGACAAATATAGACAAATAATGTCAAGTATTAGCTGAAAATCTGATAAAAAAAGAGAATTGTTCTTAATTTCCTTCATTTTATAGTAACATTAAATTATCATTACTCCCCTTGATTGGATTATGCAGTTAGTCGAAAGACATATTATTACA
This window contains:
- the hetL gene encoding heterocyst differentiation pentapeptide repeat protein HetL produces the protein MEVEQILKAYSQGERNFSHIKLIEGEIIKQNLSQADFSQSDLRQARLGRTDFTFCNFNETDLSEAILWGTDFSFANLSQVVLRDADLSSAKLLETNLENANLIKAMFCGANLSHAQLSHSIIIDGDFRPNCDHRTNLSHTNFRKANLSYSNLSQVLFYQANLQEAKLCRSHLNTTSKYDNLPTDLTEADLRGADLSYADLTGAILVKADLRGADLTGTILKDVNFLDAIFE